In the Gossypium raimondii isolate GPD5lz chromosome 9, ASM2569854v1, whole genome shotgun sequence genome, one interval contains:
- the LOC105798063 gene encoding large ribosomal RNA subunit accumulation protein YCED homolog 1, chloroplastic has translation MSLVMSSSFIAFPSNFSPSNFYDIKLQQPALSIPFCSSVGHCKFPWSVTLNNHQIFRNNLKPVRDSINPSQNQSFNEEDSTISFDWVDEEEDFENVESPWEGAVMYKRNPSVTHMEYCTTLERLGLGKLSSVVSKSRASLKGLRVTKDVKDFPDGTPVQISIDVTRKKQKMRLDGIVKTVITLGCNRCGEPVAECIFSNFSLLLTENPIEEPEIIDIGATFEQGFKSSYASNRAEDDDASIDWDDRLYFPPKRKEIDISKHIRDLVHLEITINAVCDPSCKGMCLECGTNLNTCSCSCSDNVKDNGFGPLGILRKQMKKKLS, from the exons ATGTCTCTCGTAATGTCATCATCTTTTATAGCTTTTCCCTCTAATTTTAGTCCAtccaatttttatgatataaaattgCAGCAACCTGCTTTATCGATTCCTTTCTGTTCTTCCGTTGGCCATTGCAAATTTCCATGGAGTGTAACTCTAAATAACCATCAAATTTTCAGAAATAATTTGAAGCCCGTTAGAGATTCCATTAACCCTTCACAGAATCAATCTTTCAACGAGGAAGACAGCACCATATCTTTTGATTGGGTAGACGAAGAAGAAGATTTTGAAAACGTAGAATCACCATGGGAAGGAGCAGTTATGTATAAGAGAAACCCTTCTGTTACTCATATGGAGTATTGCACAACTTTAGAGAGGTTGGGTTTAGGAAAGCTTTCGAGCGTTGTTTCAAAATCTAGGGCTTCATTGAAGGGATTACGGGTTACAAAAGATGTGAAAGATTTTCCAGATGGTACCCCAGTTCAGATCTCCATTGATGTGACaaggaagaaacaaaagatGAGGCTTGATGGGATTGTTAAAACTGTCATCACTCTCGGTTGCAATag GTGTGGTGAACCTGTTGCTGAGTGCATATTCTCCAATTTCTCACTTCTACTAACTGAAAACCCCATTGAAGAGCCTGAAATTATTGATATAGGAGCAACCTTTGAGCAAGGATTCAAATCTTCCTATGCAAGTAACCGAGCGGAGGATGATGATGCGTCGATCGATTGGGATGATCGGCTTTATTTTCctcccaaaagaaaagaaatcgatATTTCGAAGCACATAAGAGACTTGGTGCATCTAGAAATCACAATCAACGCAGTTTGTGATCCAAGCTGCAAAGGTATGTGTCTTGAATGCGGTACTAATCTGAATACTTGCAGCTGTAGCTGTAGTGATAATGTAAAAGACAATGGGTTTGGCCCACTTGGAATATTGAGGAAacagatgaagaagaaattaTCTTAG
- the LOC105798064 gene encoding RNA polymerase II transcriptional coactivator KIWI: MSFRGKRKGGTDHASDETDGHAPPNKASKISAADDSDDSDDIVVCEISKNRRVSVRNWNGRIWVDIREFYVRDGKQLPGKKGIALSLDQWNILRDHAEEIDKALAENS, translated from the exons ATGTCGTTTAGAGGGAAGAGAAAGGGCGGAACGGATCATGCTTCTGACGAGACTGATGGCCACGCGCCTCCCAACAAAGCTTCTAAGATTTCAGCCGCCGATGACTCTGATGATTCCGACGACATCGTTGTCTGCGAG ATATCCAAGAATAGAAGAGTTTCAGTAAGGAACTGGAATGGCAGAATTTGGGTTGATATTCGTGAATTCTATGTCAGGGATGGCAAGCAATTGCCTGGCAAAAAAg GTATTGCACTAAGTCTGGATCAG TGGAATATTCTTCGGGATCATGCAGAGGAAATTGACAAGGCACTTGCTGAGAACTCTTAG